A region of Mycolicibacterium brumae DNA encodes the following proteins:
- a CDS encoding alpha-hydroxy acid oxidase produces MRFKKPQLNATRRRLDAALTIEDLRAIARRRTPRAAFDYTDGAAEEELSIERARQAFRDIEFHPAILRDVSKVDTSCAILGGRSQLPFGIAPTGFTRMMQTEGEYAGARAAGSAGIPFSLSTMGTASIEDVKSANPHGRNWFQLYMWKDRDRSMALVERAAKAGYDTMLVTVDVPVAGARLRDKRNGMSIPPALTAKTVLNALPRPQWWIDFLTTEPLAFASLDRWSGTVAELLDTMFDPTVTFEDLAWIKEQWPGKLVVKGIQTVADAKAVTDLGVDGIVLSNHGGRQLDRAPIPFHLLPSVVSEVGEDTEILIDTGIMSGADIVASVALGARFTLIGRAYLYGLMAGGEAGVRRAIEILSDQIERTMRLLGVTSLDELTPEHVTQLERLTPRAR; encoded by the coding sequence ATGCGGTTCAAGAAGCCCCAGTTGAACGCCACCCGGCGCCGGCTGGACGCGGCTCTCACGATCGAGGACCTCCGCGCGATCGCCCGGCGCCGCACGCCCCGGGCCGCATTCGACTACACCGACGGCGCAGCCGAGGAGGAGTTGTCCATCGAGCGGGCGCGGCAGGCGTTCCGCGACATCGAGTTCCATCCCGCGATCCTTCGCGACGTCTCGAAGGTCGACACCTCGTGCGCCATCCTCGGCGGCCGATCGCAACTGCCGTTCGGCATCGCGCCCACCGGCTTCACCCGGATGATGCAGACCGAGGGCGAGTACGCCGGCGCCCGCGCCGCAGGCAGCGCCGGCATCCCGTTTTCGCTGTCCACCATGGGCACCGCCTCGATCGAGGATGTGAAGTCGGCAAACCCGCACGGCCGCAACTGGTTTCAGCTGTACATGTGGAAGGACCGCGATCGATCGATGGCCCTGGTCGAGCGCGCGGCGAAGGCCGGCTACGACACCATGCTGGTCACGGTCGACGTTCCCGTCGCGGGCGCCCGGCTCCGGGACAAACGCAACGGGATGTCCATCCCACCCGCGCTGACCGCGAAAACGGTGCTCAACGCCCTCCCGCGTCCGCAGTGGTGGATCGACTTCCTGACCACCGAGCCGCTGGCGTTCGCGTCGCTCGACCGGTGGTCCGGGACCGTCGCAGAACTGTTGGACACCATGTTCGACCCGACCGTGACGTTTGAGGACCTCGCCTGGATCAAGGAGCAGTGGCCCGGAAAGCTCGTGGTCAAGGGCATCCAGACGGTCGCCGACGCCAAGGCCGTGACCGACCTCGGCGTCGACGGCATCGTGCTGTCCAACCACGGTGGGCGTCAGCTGGACCGCGCCCCGATCCCGTTCCACCTGCTGCCGTCAGTGGTGAGCGAGGTCGGCGAGGACACCGAGATTCTCATCGACACCGGCATCATGTCGGGCGCCGACATCGTGGCCTCGGTCGCGCTGGGCGCCCGCTTCACGCTGATCGGACGCGCGTACCTCTACGGCCTCATGGCCGGCGGCGAGGCGGGTGTTCGCCGAGCGATCGAGATTCTCTCCGACCAGATCGAGCGCACCATGCGGCTGCTCGGGGTGACCTCACTCGACGAACTCACCCCCGAGCATGTGACCCAGCTCGAGCGGCTCACCCCGCGGGCGCGCTGA
- a CDS encoding helix-turn-helix domain-containing protein gives MASANLHVHRTTLYYRLSRISDVTGLYLRSRRPSRKGPP, from the coding sequence GTGGCGTCGGCGAACCTGCACGTTCACCGCACGACGTTGTACTACCGACTCTCGCGCATCTCCGACGTGACCGGCCTGTACCTCCGATCCCGTCGTCCGTCCAGAAAGGGCCCACCGTGA